A genomic window from Neorickettsia sennetsu str. Miyayama includes:
- the ppa gene encoding inorganic diphosphatase gives MKHYSCIRQPENFPLEANVVVEISAGSSGVKYEINDDGLVCVDRFIAVSMHYPCNYAFIPNTLGGDGDPLDALVVTRSPLMPGSLIRVKVIGAFVMRDEKGEDEKLLTVPISKIDPYYTNFNEPGDFPSIFLEQIEHFFRHYKDLEKDKFVEVVGWTNSEATRRAITKLLKT, from the coding sequence ATGAAGCATTATAGCTGTATCAGACAACCAGAAAATTTCCCTCTGGAAGCAAACGTGGTTGTTGAAATTTCAGCTGGAAGTAGTGGTGTAAAATACGAGATCAATGATGATGGACTCGTTTGTGTCGATCGGTTTATTGCCGTAAGCATGCATTATCCCTGCAATTATGCTTTCATTCCGAATACTCTAGGAGGAGACGGGGATCCTCTTGACGCATTGGTAGTCACCAGGTCACCTTTGATGCCAGGATCATTAATCCGTGTAAAGGTGATAGGGGCATTTGTAATGCGTGACGAAAAAGGAGAGGACGAAAAATTACTCACCGTGCCGATATCGAAAATCGATCCGTACTATACCAACTTCAATGAACCGGGAGATTTTCCCAGTATCTTCCTTGAGCAGATCGAGCATTTCTTTCGGCATTACAAAGATCTTGAGAAGGATAAATTTGTCGAGGTCGTAGGTTGGACTAACTCTGAAGCTACACGTAGGGCTATCACTAAGCTCCTTAAGACTTAA
- a CDS encoding 3'-5' exonuclease, which yields MDSIVVFDIETIPDTGLCEVLTGFKGKDVAVMRKAMEDYHLDITDGKNPFLRQPFHKVIVISLLKATLTCKNDCEFFQLKKIASGDIQCYSEKELVQFFFDHVCKSLPRLVSFNGRTFDLPVLKYRAMRYGVVARNFYHSGDKWNSYNNKYSANWHTDLIDLLSEYGVSARVKMSEVCAVLGLPGKLGIDGAQVAHMYDAGRITEIRNYCEIDVLNTYLIYLTVLRHQGTVSEESYARNLHELMRYLERNEKDNPSYLPFLRSLKASEIVRF from the coding sequence ATGGATTCCATAGTTGTCTTCGATATAGAAACCATTCCTGATACGGGCCTATGTGAGGTACTTACGGGTTTTAAAGGTAAAGATGTTGCCGTAATGCGAAAGGCTATGGAAGATTATCATTTGGACATTACAGATGGTAAGAACCCGTTTCTCAGGCAGCCCTTTCACAAGGTTATTGTAATATCGCTGCTTAAAGCGACGCTGACTTGTAAAAATGATTGTGAGTTCTTTCAGCTAAAAAAAATTGCTTCTGGAGATATTCAGTGCTACAGCGAAAAAGAACTAGTACAGTTCTTTTTTGATCATGTATGTAAGTCACTACCTAGGCTTGTTTCTTTCAATGGTAGGACTTTCGATCTCCCTGTCTTAAAGTACCGTGCGATGCGTTACGGTGTCGTTGCCCGTAATTTTTATCATTCCGGTGATAAGTGGAACAGTTATAATAACAAGTACAGCGCGAACTGGCACACCGACCTGATTGATTTGCTTTCTGAGTATGGAGTTTCAGCAAGGGTCAAGATGAGTGAAGTCTGTGCAGTACTTGGATTGCCCGGAAAACTTGGTATCGATGGTGCACAGGTTGCGCACATGTACGATGCTGGAAGAATCACAGAAATTAGAAATTATTGTGAGATAGATGTTTTGAATACTTACTTGATCTACTTAACTGTACTCAGGCACCAGGGGACAGTTTCAGAGGAGAGTTACGCAAGAAACCTACATGAGTTGATGCGTTATCTCGAAAGAAATGAAAAGGATAATCCTAGTTACTTGCCTTTTTTACGATCTCTTAAAGCGAGTGAGATAGTGCGTTTTTAA
- a CDS encoding glutamate--tRNA ligase, producing the protein MDVVTRFAPSPTGNLHIGGLRTAIFNFLYARRHGGKFLLRIEDTDLARSNTAYLESILQALKWLSLSYDELVYQSVNVNRHREVALELLNRGKAYHDNGAVRLKVNHDETVKFSDLILGEISADGDSINDVVILRSDGSPTYMLAVVVDDHDMGITHIIRGSDHITNTFAQKLIYEGMGWSLPDFAHIPLIHNTHGAKLSKRDGAVDVIDYRTAGILPEAMFNYLLRLGWSHGDKEIFSIQEAIDLFDITAVGKSPARFDREKLYSLNSYYISGLPLERIASEVRSLVEEKIIVSYSAFIAFVELFRKKCSSIVELKDNLQFCWCTDSCLEVDRLLLQEVLKLLENTDWGPSLQQILKEYISLSGFSAKEVYTNLRMALIGQEHSPSVVEIMQIFGKDVVLKKLRNSLK; encoded by the coding sequence ATGGACGTTGTTACAAGGTTTGCGCCATCTCCGACAGGTAATTTGCACATTGGTGGTCTCAGGACTGCCATATTTAATTTTCTCTATGCTAGAAGGCATGGTGGTAAGTTCCTTCTTAGAATTGAGGATACTGATTTAGCTAGGTCGAATACGGCTTATCTTGAGTCAATTCTGCAGGCTCTTAAATGGCTTTCGCTTTCTTATGATGAGCTTGTGTACCAATCTGTCAATGTTAATAGGCATAGAGAAGTTGCACTTGAGCTTTTGAACCGGGGTAAGGCTTATCACGATAATGGTGCAGTGCGCCTTAAAGTAAATCACGATGAGACAGTAAAATTTTCCGATTTGATTTTAGGCGAGATTTCAGCTGATGGTGATAGCATCAATGATGTCGTGATTCTCAGGTCAGATGGGAGCCCAACCTATATGCTTGCAGTGGTTGTCGATGATCATGATATGGGTATAACTCACATAATAAGGGGTTCTGATCATATTACGAATACTTTTGCCCAAAAACTAATATATGAAGGCATGGGTTGGTCTTTACCGGACTTTGCTCATATACCGCTAATACACAATACACATGGTGCTAAGCTCTCAAAGAGGGACGGTGCTGTCGACGTAATAGATTATAGAACTGCAGGTATACTTCCTGAAGCGATGTTCAATTATTTGCTTAGGCTAGGATGGAGTCATGGTGATAAAGAAATATTCTCCATACAGGAGGCTATAGACCTTTTCGATATCACAGCAGTTGGCAAATCTCCTGCTCGCTTTGACCGTGAAAAGCTTTACAGCCTTAATTCTTATTATATCAGTGGATTACCACTTGAGAGGATAGCCTCAGAGGTTCGGAGTCTTGTTGAAGAAAAAATAATAGTTTCTTATAGTGCGTTCATTGCATTTGTTGAACTGTTTAGAAAAAAGTGTTCCTCAATTGTTGAATTGAAAGATAATCTTCAGTTTTGTTGGTGTACTGATTCGTGTCTAGAGGTAGATAGGCTCTTGCTGCAGGAGGTACTAAAACTACTGGAAAATACCGATTGGGGTCCTAGTTTACAGCAAATTTTGAAAGAGTACATTTCTCTTTCTGGGTTTTCTGCTAAAGAGGTCTATACGAATCTGAGAATGGCCTTAATAGGGCAAGAACACTCCCCTTCGGTGGTGGAAATTATGCAAATCTTTGGTAAAGACGTTGTTCTTAAGAAGTTGCGTAACTCTCTCAAATGA
- a CDS encoding glycerol-3-phosphate acyltransferase, whose amino-acid sequence MASAFEMNRLAFIIFVYVIAAIPFGRCISACFGVDICTRGSGNIGATNMTRVMGLGFGSVVFMLDFLKAAAPVFLAVQCCSDVFASTVGFVAVFAHVFSVYMAFKGGKGVAPMMGVYFVLVLPVFIVAVCTWGIFFVLFRQPFISSLIACFIGAVYSYALLELYVFLPILAGTVLIFIRHTSNVREFLQAR is encoded by the coding sequence ATGGCTTCCGCTTTCGAAATGAACCGCCTTGCCTTTATAATTTTCGTTTACGTTATTGCAGCGATCCCTTTTGGTCGGTGTATATCTGCTTGTTTTGGAGTTGATATCTGTACTAGGGGATCAGGTAACATTGGTGCGACAAATATGACCCGAGTTATGGGGTTAGGTTTTGGTTCTGTTGTCTTTATGCTGGACTTTTTGAAAGCAGCAGCCCCAGTTTTTTTGGCAGTGCAGTGTTGCAGTGATGTATTCGCATCGACAGTGGGTTTTGTTGCGGTTTTTGCGCATGTTTTTTCTGTTTACATGGCATTTAAGGGTGGTAAGGGAGTTGCACCAATGATGGGTGTTTACTTTGTTTTGGTCCTGCCAGTTTTCATTGTTGCTGTATGCACATGGGGAATCTTTTTTGTTTTGTTTAGGCAGCCCTTTATTTCCTCTTTGATTGCCTGTTTTATTGGTGCTGTGTATTCTTATGCCTTGTTAGAGCTCTACGTATTTTTGCCGATACTCGCTGGAACAGTGCTTATTTTTATAAGGCATACAAGCAATGTTCGTGAGTTTCTTCAAGCCAGGTAG
- a CDS encoding type IV secretory system conjugative DNA transfer family protein: protein MRQLRNIITIFFLLAFIFALALYMSAAIFVVAVWGIEHLNFRDLQPSLDGFPTRLWPTIFVYISDLFNNWDAWAPAVKIKLAVSLGIPFGILGVVFYMLRAPIMEWRPFKKKESVHGDARWATEREIRKIGLRSRKGILLGKDKKGFLIAGGFQHALLFAPTGSGKGVGFVIPNLLFWEDSVVVHDIKLENFTLTSGYRKKMGQKVYCWSPADPDGKSHCYNPLDWVSSKPGQMVDDVQKIANLLMPEQDFWVNEARSLFLGVVLYILAVPEKVKSFGEVVRVMRSDDVTYSLAVALDTMGKKIHPVAYMNIAAFLQKADKERSGVISTMNSSLELWANPLIDTTTATSDFNFMKFKRELTTVYVGLTPDNLTRLQPLMQVFYQQATEFLCRHLPQKDEPYGVLFMMDEFPTLGEMEQFKTGIAYFRGYNVRLFLIIQDTEQLKGIYEEAGMNSFLSNSTYRITFAANNIETANLISQLVGNKTVAQESLNKPKFLDLNPASRSLHISETQRALLLPQEVIMLPRDQQILLIESTYPIKSKKIRYFEDSFFTKKILDPISIPTQEPFDPKKFEEKMRKEREAKELEENAPLAIDEDQALLEDESLLDDSDYEDGDFEDLDEEEDLSDFLDDTDEENEENMV from the coding sequence ATGAGACAGCTTAGGAATATTATAACGATATTTTTTCTTCTGGCGTTCATTTTTGCCTTGGCCCTTTACATGTCAGCGGCTATTTTTGTGGTTGCAGTTTGGGGAATAGAACACCTCAATTTCCGTGATTTGCAACCATCTTTGGACGGGTTTCCTACACGTCTTTGGCCTACAATTTTTGTCTATATAAGTGATCTTTTCAATAATTGGGATGCTTGGGCCCCAGCTGTAAAGATAAAACTTGCTGTCTCGTTAGGCATTCCGTTTGGAATACTCGGAGTCGTTTTTTATATGCTCCGTGCACCGATTATGGAGTGGCGCCCATTCAAGAAGAAAGAATCTGTGCACGGTGATGCAAGGTGGGCAACAGAAAGGGAAATAAGGAAAATCGGGCTTAGAAGTCGTAAAGGGATACTGCTTGGTAAAGATAAGAAAGGTTTCCTCATTGCAGGGGGGTTTCAACACGCTTTACTGTTCGCTCCAACTGGTTCTGGGAAGGGTGTTGGGTTTGTTATCCCAAATCTTCTCTTCTGGGAAGATTCTGTTGTTGTTCACGATATCAAACTTGAGAACTTCACCTTAACTAGCGGTTATAGGAAAAAGATGGGTCAGAAGGTCTATTGTTGGAGTCCAGCTGATCCAGATGGTAAAAGTCACTGCTATAATCCGTTGGATTGGGTTAGTTCAAAGCCGGGGCAGATGGTAGATGATGTTCAGAAAATCGCTAACCTCCTAATGCCCGAACAAGATTTCTGGGTCAATGAAGCCCGAAGTCTTTTTCTGGGGGTAGTACTGTACATTCTTGCGGTACCAGAAAAGGTAAAGTCCTTTGGAGAGGTGGTAAGGGTGATGAGAAGCGATGATGTTACGTATAGTCTCGCTGTTGCGTTAGATACAATGGGTAAAAAGATTCACCCAGTTGCCTATATGAACATTGCTGCTTTTCTTCAAAAGGCAGACAAAGAAAGATCTGGTGTGATATCGACAATGAACTCCTCGCTCGAATTATGGGCAAACCCACTTATTGATACCACGACGGCTACTAGTGACTTTAATTTTATGAAGTTCAAAAGAGAACTTACGACGGTGTATGTGGGCCTCACACCAGACAACTTGACGAGATTACAGCCGCTTATGCAGGTTTTTTATCAACAAGCAACAGAGTTTTTGTGTAGGCATCTTCCACAAAAAGACGAACCATATGGTGTTTTGTTTATGATGGACGAGTTTCCTACCCTTGGTGAGATGGAGCAGTTTAAAACTGGTATTGCATATTTTCGTGGATATAACGTACGTCTGTTTCTTATCATCCAAGATACAGAGCAGCTAAAAGGTATCTACGAGGAAGCAGGGATGAACTCTTTTCTCTCGAACTCTACCTACAGAATTACTTTTGCTGCAAACAACATAGAAACGGCAAATTTAATTTCGCAGTTGGTTGGTAATAAGACAGTTGCACAGGAATCGCTTAACAAACCGAAGTTTCTTGACTTGAATCCTGCATCGAGGTCGCTGCATATTTCCGAGACTCAGCGTGCGCTTCTGTTGCCTCAGGAGGTGATAATGTTGCCGCGTGACCAGCAGATCCTATTGATTGAATCTACTTATCCTATCAAATCAAAAAAGATACGGTATTTCGAAGATAGTTTTTTCACGAAAAAAATCCTCGATCCTATTTCTATCCCGACCCAGGAACCATTTGATCCCAAAAAATTTGAAGAAAAGATGCGTAAGGAAAGGGAGGCTAAGGAATTAGAAGAGAATGCTCCATTGGCTATAGATGAAGATCAAGCGCTTCTTGAAGACGAGTCTCTTTTGGATGATTCCGATTATGAAGATGGAGACTTTGAGGATCTAGATGAAGAAGAGGATCTGTCCGATTTTTTAGATGACACGGACGAAGAGAACGAAGAAAACATGGTATGA